A single Blastopirellula retiformator DNA region contains:
- the typA gene encoding translational GTPase TypA — translation MRRDDIRNIVIIAHVDHGKTTLVDCLLKQSGQFRDSQLSSERILDSNDQEKERGITILAKNIALPFKGVKINIIDTPGHADFGGEVERVLSMADGALVLVDAAEGPMPQTRFVLSKALECELKPIVVINKVDKPDARPMEVVDEVLDLFLQLGADDSIADFPYIFASAKEGFASHDPADRSGTADRSGTMEPLLNMVLEHIPGPDVQPEEPLQILCTTLAWSEYVGRIAIGRIQAGRIKKGQNVLVSKIDDKFERAKVTAVQVFENLGRVDVEQSEAGDVVAVCGIENIDIGDTICHPDSPNALPRLLVDEPTLEMVFTINTSPFVGKDGKYVTSRNLRERLYKELERNVALRVRDAGTADSFAVSGRGVLHLAVLVETMRREGYELAVSKPQVITREVDGKKEEPFENLVVEVPSVKMGPVMELVGERRGEMIEMFPRGDFTQVTFSIPARGLIGLRTKMLNATQGEAIINHRFDSYRPLGGDVPRRANGVLISNSTGKAVGFSLFNLQDRSELFVKPGEELYEGMIVGENARNEDMVVNPIKEKKLTNMRASGSDENIVLKPPRQMSLEAALEYIEDDELVEVTPNFIRLRKQLLKEADRRRGGRRN, via the coding sequence ATGCGTCGCGACGACATTCGCAACATCGTCATTATCGCCCACGTCGACCACGGCAAAACGACTTTGGTCGACTGCCTGCTGAAGCAAAGCGGCCAGTTCCGCGACAGCCAACTCAGTAGCGAGCGAATCCTCGATTCGAATGATCAGGAAAAAGAACGCGGCATTACGATCCTGGCCAAGAATATCGCTTTGCCGTTCAAGGGTGTGAAGATCAACATCATCGACACCCCGGGCCACGCCGACTTTGGCGGCGAGGTCGAACGGGTGCTCAGCATGGCCGACGGCGCCTTGGTGCTGGTCGATGCGGCGGAAGGCCCGATGCCGCAGACGCGGTTCGTGTTGTCGAAGGCGCTGGAGTGCGAGCTGAAGCCGATCGTCGTCATCAACAAGGTCGACAAGCCTGACGCGCGCCCGATGGAAGTGGTCGACGAAGTGCTCGACCTGTTCCTGCAACTGGGCGCCGACGACTCGATCGCCGACTTCCCCTACATCTTCGCCAGCGCGAAGGAAGGCTTTGCGTCGCACGACCCGGCCGATCGCAGCGGCACGGCCGATCGCAGCGGCACGATGGAACCGCTGCTCAACATGGTGCTGGAGCACATCCCGGGGCCGGACGTTCAGCCGGAAGAGCCGCTGCAGATTCTCTGCACCACGCTGGCCTGGTCCGAGTATGTCGGCCGCATCGCGATTGGCCGCATTCAAGCGGGCCGCATCAAGAAGGGGCAGAACGTCCTCGTCAGCAAGATCGACGACAAGTTCGAGCGCGCCAAAGTGACCGCGGTGCAGGTCTTTGAGAATCTCGGCCGCGTTGATGTCGAACAGTCCGAGGCGGGCGACGTCGTCGCCGTCTGCGGTATCGAGAACATCGACATCGGCGACACCATCTGTCATCCCGATAGTCCCAACGCATTGCCGCGACTGTTGGTCGACGAGCCGACGCTGGAGATGGTCTTTACGATCAACACCTCGCCGTTTGTCGGCAAGGACGGTAAGTACGTCACGTCGCGTAACCTGCGCGAACGACTCTACAAAGAGCTGGAACGAAACGTCGCACTGCGGGTTCGCGATGCCGGAACGGCCGACTCGTTCGCCGTCTCGGGACGCGGCGTGTTGCACTTGGCGGTGCTGGTCGAAACGATGCGGCGCGAAGGGTACGAACTGGCGGTCAGCAAGCCGCAGGTCATCACCCGCGAAGTCGACGGCAAGAAGGAAGAGCCGTTTGAAAACCTGGTAGTCGAAGTGCCGTCGGTGAAGATGGGCCCGGTCATGGAACTGGTCGGCGAACGTCGCGGCGAGATGATCGAGATGTTCCCGCGCGGCGATTTCACGCAGGTCACCTTCTCGATTCCGGCTCGCGGGCTGATCGGTTTGCGAACCAAGATGCTCAACGCCACCCAAGGCGAAGCGATCATCAACCACCGCTTTGATTCGTATCGTCCGCTTGGCGGCGACGTACCGCGTCGGGCCAACGGCGTGTTGATCTCGAACTCGACCGGCAAGGCGGTTGGCTTTTCGCTCTTCAATCTGCAAGATCGGTCTGAGCTGTTTGTCAAGCCGGGTGAAGAGTTGTACGAAGGAATGATCGTCGGCGAGAATGCCCGTAACGAAGACATGGTGGTCAATCCGATCAAGGAAAAGAAGCTGACCAACATGCGGGCTTCGGGCTCGGACGAAAACATCGTCTTGAAGCCGCCGCGTCAGATGTCGCTGGAAGCGGCGCTGGAGTACATCGAAGACGACGAACTGGTCGAAGTGACGCCCAACTTCATTCGCCTGCGCAAGCAACTGCTGAAAGAAGCGGATCGTCGTCGCGGCGGTCGCCGAAATTAG
- a CDS encoding SHD1 domain-containing protein, which produces MMVDWMPLLAAGDEAGKGPALLIFFALGIIFFLLGVYSIVTKTVLLRARDRWIFAMFGWTEFSDSFAVFTGACYCLGGVLFVVTAIAVSMGFNLEAQLNGQGNQVANQQVAVQQPQGNKPNRPAVEKAAPPQPSQPVMGETPEEKAAREEEDRQRKAEFDARMRKMEEDDQRREQERADREAAEMERKRQAEEAERKRQQELEAARKAALTLPEPPQALPVFTYVAGTVQEGTLLGRVKGERFMDHAPEGGVMVGAIFFIDDHFGTSVAGVQPIYQVGDKYVKGAVCGTETDQPVQQLAEPGGVVAGVKTRIGLIMDRAQLAYGPLKGTRIDPNQGYFGLAVGQDGGSPKDFYADGKAIGGIFGSYEPGKSLTSLGMYVIPRMQASAMPAAPAAAEMRTFTSADGKFRIEAKLQKVNDDGTVTLLKKEGGEISVPLTSLSEEDRKYVNSRK; this is translated from the coding sequence ATGATGGTCGATTGGATGCCGCTGTTGGCGGCTGGCGACGAAGCAGGCAAAGGGCCTGCTTTGCTTATTTTCTTCGCATTGGGCATCATTTTCTTCTTGCTGGGCGTCTATTCGATCGTTACCAAGACGGTCTTGCTGCGCGCACGCGATCGCTGGATCTTTGCGATGTTCGGCTGGACGGAGTTCAGCGATAGCTTCGCGGTGTTTACCGGCGCTTGCTACTGTCTGGGGGGCGTTCTGTTCGTCGTCACCGCGATTGCAGTTTCCATGGGCTTCAATCTCGAAGCCCAGCTTAACGGCCAAGGCAATCAAGTCGCCAATCAGCAGGTTGCTGTGCAGCAGCCGCAAGGCAACAAGCCGAATCGCCCCGCCGTCGAAAAGGCGGCGCCCCCGCAGCCAAGTCAGCCGGTGATGGGCGAAACGCCGGAAGAGAAAGCGGCTCGCGAAGAGGAAGATCGCCAGCGCAAAGCCGAGTTCGATGCGCGCATGCGAAAGATGGAAGAAGACGACCAGCGGCGCGAGCAAGAGCGGGCCGATCGCGAAGCGGCGGAGATGGAGCGGAAGCGCCAAGCGGAGGAAGCCGAGCGAAAGCGCCAACAAGAGTTGGAAGCGGCGCGCAAGGCGGCGCTCACTCTGCCAGAGCCACCGCAAGCTCTGCCGGTATTCACCTATGTCGCCGGCACGGTTCAAGAAGGGACGCTGTTGGGCCGAGTCAAGGGAGAGCGCTTCATGGATCATGCGCCCGAAGGTGGCGTGATGGTCGGCGCGATCTTCTTCATCGACGATCACTTCGGCACGTCGGTCGCCGGCGTGCAGCCGATTTACCAGGTTGGCGACAAGTACGTCAAAGGCGCCGTCTGCGGTACCGAGACCGACCAGCCAGTTCAGCAGCTTGCCGAACCAGGCGGCGTGGTCGCCGGCGTGAAGACGCGGATCGGTTTGATCATGGACAGAGCGCAACTCGCCTACGGACCGCTGAAGGGAACGCGGATCGATCCGAACCAGGGCTACTTCGGTTTGGCGGTCGGTCAGGATGGCGGCAGCCCCAAAGACTTCTATGCCGACGGCAAAGCGATCGGCGGAATTTTTGGTTCCTACGAACCCGGCAAGAGCCTGACGTCGCTCGGCATGTATGTCATCCCGCGAATGCAGGCCTCCGCTATGCCGGCCGCTCCCGCCGCCGCCGAAATGCGAACCTTCACCAGCGCCGACGGCAAGTTTCGGATCGAAGCGAAACTGCAGAAAGTCAATGACGATGGTACGGTCACGTTGCTGAAAAAAGAGGGTGGCGAGATCTCGGTGCCGCTGACCAGCTTGAGCGAAGAGGATCGCAAATACGTTAATTCGCGGAAATAA
- a CDS encoding alkaline phosphatase family protein — translation MRFFSLLTLFLLTITATASAAEQENAEKEKHVLLLGIDGCRFDALQKAKTPNLDRLMAGGVYSPSALILGDRYRKNDTVSGPGWGSINTGVWADKHNVQGNEFKEPRFDKFPHFFHYVKQAYPDAKTVSIVDWDPIAKYIVSDADVSLSTKEPGESGAAAYAKGDEKSTAEAIRLLEELKPKAIMLYLGQVDETGHAHGFHPSVPQYVAAIEQVDSLVGQVIDAIAKRTDEEWLIVVTSDHGGEGRGHGGGHDNPNILHSFLIVSGKGAKQGKFDKQVYIVDAVPTLLTYLRVKIDDAWRLDGRAVGLK, via the coding sequence ATGCGTTTCTTTTCGTTGCTTACGCTTTTCCTGCTGACGATCACCGCCACCGCATCGGCCGCTGAGCAGGAAAACGCTGAGAAGGAAAAGCATGTGCTGCTGCTCGGGATCGATGGCTGCCGGTTTGACGCGCTGCAGAAAGCGAAGACGCCGAACTTGGATCGCCTGATGGCAGGCGGCGTCTACTCGCCCAGCGCCCTCATCCTGGGCGATCGTTACCGCAAGAACGATACGGTCAGCGGGCCTGGCTGGGGCAGCATCAACACCGGCGTCTGGGCTGACAAGCACAACGTGCAAGGGAACGAGTTCAAAGAGCCGCGGTTCGACAAGTTTCCGCACTTCTTCCACTACGTGAAGCAGGCCTATCCCGACGCCAAGACGGTCTCGATCGTCGACTGGGATCCGATCGCCAAGTACATCGTTTCGGACGCTGACGTATCTTTGTCGACCAAGGAACCGGGCGAAAGCGGCGCCGCCGCCTATGCCAAGGGGGACGAAAAGTCGACCGCCGAAGCGATTCGCTTGCTGGAAGAACTGAAACCGAAAGCGATAATGCTCTACCTCGGCCAAGTCGACGAAACGGGCCACGCTCATGGCTTTCATCCCAGCGTCCCGCAGTATGTCGCTGCGATCGAACAGGTTGATTCGCTCGTCGGTCAGGTCATCGATGCGATCGCCAAACGAACCGACGAAGAGTGGCTGATCGTCGTCACCAGCGATCATGGAGGCGAAGGACGCGGTCATGGCGGCGGTCACGACAACCCGAACATCCTTCACAGCTTCCTGATCGTCAGTGGCAAAGGCGCCAAGCAAGGGAAGTTCGACAAGCAAGTCTATATTGTCGACGCCGTCCCAACGCTGCTCACCTACTTGCGCGTCAAGATTGACGACGCGTGGCGACTCGACGGCCGCGCCGTTGGCTTGAAGTAA